In one window of Arachis ipaensis cultivar K30076 chromosome B06, Araip1.1, whole genome shotgun sequence DNA:
- the LOC107647262 gene encoding uncharacterized protein LOC107647262 — MARNFDDMFNEALYGKRRRQDNTLIDNWIDECLFEDLEEEDINRSSVPTPRRWINRDREAGHDRLFQDYFADEPRVDAIGRRGLSPLQKCTAAIRMLAYGVAADVVDDYVCIGESTTIECLEKFVEGVILVFEDEYLREPNLNDVRRLLQMAEGRGFPGMLGSIGYMHWQWKTCPKAWKDRSPVFDDILNDRAPEVNYNGNNYTMGYYLADNIYSEWATFVKSISKPQGEKRKLFAQYQEGQRKDVE, encoded by the exons ATGGCTAGAAATTTtgatgatatgtttaatgaggctttgtatggcaaAAGAAGACGGCAAGATAACACACTCATAGATAATTGGATCGATGAGTGTTTATTTGAAGatttagaagaagaagatatcAATAGAAGCTCTGTCCCAACTCCTCGTAGATGGATCAATAGAGATCGAGAAGCAGGACATGATCGTCTTTTCCAAGATTACTTTGCAGATGAACCG AGGGTTGATGCAATTGGAAGAAGAGGCTTGTCACCACTCCAAAAATGCACCGCTGCGATACGGATGTTAGCATATGGCGTAGCAgctgatgttgttgatgattatgtgtgCATAGGCGAGAGCACTACAATTGAATGCTTGGAAAAATTTGTTGAAGGTGTCATTTTGGTGTTCGAGGATGAATACTTGCGGGAACCAAATCTGAATGATGTACGACGCCTGCTACAAATGGCGGAGGGTCGTGGCTTTCCTGGCATGTTGGGTAGCATTGGCTACATGCATTGGCAATGGAAAACTTGTCCAAAGGCATGGAAAG ATCGTTCTCCAGTGTTCGATGATATTCTAAATGACCGTGCTCCGGAGGTAAATTATAATGGTAATAATTATACTATGGGATACTATTTAGCAGATAATATTTATTCTGAATGGGCCACATTTGTCAAATCAATCTCAAAGCCACAAGGGGAGAAACGCAAGTTATTTGCACAATACCAAGAAGGGCAAAGAAAAGATGTGGAGTAA
- the LOC107647261 gene encoding inner centromere protein-like: protein MLRMEQKWRSQLPTQSGGSKRTKVSATGAYSSSSNLDTPLADEPGVESPVHPQGSKKSKRKGKEKAQMCEDLSEKKLSVVKKLSLMEDIKNVKGKELMDRKKEREEERAHRAKIMEMKEKKLQIQAAMKEQELQTQATMKEQELQTQRYIKEMEINAKEREMERMAKEIEREMDMQILNADTSTMSEKRRALHEIACEKIIAKWFT from the coding sequence ATGCTTCGTATGGAGCAAAAATGGAGAAGCCAACTACCTACACAGAGTGGAGGCTCAAAGAGAACCAAGGTTAGTGCAACTGGAGCATACTCATCCTCATCAAACCTAGATACACCGTTGGCAGACGAACCCGGTGTGGAATCTCCCGTTCACCCACAAGGATCAAAGAAGAGCAAGCGAAAAGGTAAGGAAAAAGCACAAATGTGTGAAGATCTTAGCGAAAAGAAATTATCGGTTGTTAAAAAActatctctcatggaagatattaAGAATGTTAAAGGAAAGGAACTAATGGAtaggaaaaaagaaagagaagaggagagggCACATAGAGCAAAGATTATggaaatgaaggagaagaagttaCAAATTCAAGCggcaatgaaagaacaagaattacaaactcAAGCgacaatgaaagaacaagaattacaaactcAGAGGTATATTAAAGAAATGGAGATAAATGCAAAAGAAAGGGAAATGGAAAGGATGGCTAAGGAAATAGAAAGGGAAATGGATATGCAAATACTTAATGCTGACACGTCTACAATGAGTGAAAAACGACGAGCTCTTCATGAGATTGCATGTGAGAAAATAATCGCGAAGTGGTTTACTTAA